The window ATAACTCACAAAGATCTGTTTGACGATAAAACTTAAGAATGATTAAAGCCACGCACAAGGAGCGAAGAAAAAATCCACCATATGTTGAACGATTGAAGTAGTGCCCTAAGTCAGGATAGAAGCGAAAGGCCCTAAAGAAGTCATTGTTAAAAGTATGAAAAAGGGAGTCTGGTTATTGGGGCTTGTCGTATTGGATAGTCCTCAATACGCCTCGTTGTCTTGATATCACAAAGAATGTCTGTGAGAGTTTGCTTGGCACATAATTTGACACgtcaaaaaaagaacaaaaagatgGGGTTGAAGACAAGATAGGACTTGGTAGACCTCATTATTATGGCTGAGTTGCACGCGTATCATAAGTAGAGACAACAGTCACGTGCAAAAATATTTCCAAAGGATGACAACTCCCTCCCCCTTCCCCACCACACACTCGCTTTACTCTAGATGAGAAGGAGCTTAGTCAAGTTTTCAAGTGTCTTCAAAATATCAAAGCTGGTTCCACCTACTCAAGGAGTATATGCAGATATGTGAGGTTAATGGACAAATGTTCAGCGTGATGAAGTCTCATAATTGTTGCGATCATGAGTTCATGACACAAATACTTATGTTTGCAGTTAGAGGCGTAACAGATAAGCGCGTCCACAAAATACTTCTTGTCCTATGTATTTTTTTCGATGTTATCTCTCAAAAGTCGATCAACTAGAAGTGCGATTCCCATATGCATGAACTCCTATACTCATGTGAAAGTGATAGCATTGCTTTGTCGATGAAAAGTAAATAAAATTAAGTGTAAAATTCGGAGGTAACATTTGTCGCTCGACTTGTTTTTCTTTTGTGCAAGTCAAAATGTTTAAGCCTTTATCCTAAAATTTGCAAATAGcattttggtgtgacaatgaacacATCTATTTTTTTTTACATTTGCAAAATATATTTTGTGTGCGCATGAGCATATGCTCAGTAGAGCCAAATTGAATTTCTGTGAAAACAAAATATGCATATTTATGGCGCAGAAAGTGAATCAAGCGCTAAAACAAAAGCTCTGCGCTCTGATTCGTCAGTAGGGCCATCCCACGGATCGCGGCCCCCCTACTAATCTCCACCGTCCACTACGCCAAGATCCAACGGCGAGCGCAGCATGTCACACGGAtcgctccctcctctgcttcccaatAAAAGCCGCGCCCACGCctgcgttccaacccacaaactcaGAGCATTCCCATCCAGCGCAACCGCCGCCAACACCACTCCTCGAGAGTCCTCGCCGCCGGAGAAGTAGCAAGCAGGATGGCCGGAAGGAAGGGCGGCGACAGGAAGAAGGCGGTGACCCGCTCCGTGAAGGCCGGGCTCCAGTTCCCCGTCGGCCGCATCGGGCGCTACCTCAAGAAGGGCCGCTACGCCCAGCGCGTCGGCTCCGGCGCCCCCGTCTACCTCGCCGCCGTCCTCGAGTACCTCGCCGCCGAGGTACGCGCCGATGTTTGCCGTCCTTTCTTGTGCACTCCTGTTCTTTCCGTGCTCGACGGATAACTGACAGATTTCGTTTTTGAATCTCAGGTCCTGGAGCTCGCCGGCAACGCGGCCAAGGACAACAAGAAGACCCGCATCATCCCGCGCCACCTGCTGCTCGCCGTCCGCAACGACCAGGAGCTCGGCAGGCTGCTCGCCGGCGTCACCATCGCCCACGGCGGCGTGATCCCCAACATCAACTCcgtgctgctccccaagaagtcccccgccgccgccgagaaggaggccaagtcgcccaagaagaagacgtccACCAAGTCCCCCAAGAAGAAGACCGCCGCCACCAAGGAGTAACCGCCCCCATAGCCTAGCCAGTGTTGCTTAGATCCATTTCTCATGGACTAAGATGAGACCCTGTATGTAATGTCTGCTAGTCTGTGATTTCGTCGAGCATGGGTGACATTGTACCTGTGATTTCTGTGAGAATGGCTAAAGATCCAATCATTTCAGTCTGTTGTTCTATCTATGGCTGTAGTCATTCCAATCTCTTGTTCTACCTATGGCtgcaattgatcttgcgaatgcttGCTCCCTGCCTATACGTCTGAAGGACGCTTTACTTGTAAATTCTCTCTTGTGTCATCTGAAAATTTCTGTTTGATCTGTAATTTTCAGTGATTTATCTTTACTTCCTTGTGAAGTTCACTTCAAGCTTATTCCTATCAAGCTGCGGGAAACTGAATCTAAGAAGAGCTTATAAATCATCCTGCACCTCTCCCTGCGTGGCAGCTTATAAATTGAGCTTCAGAAGTCCTGCGGTCAAACATTTCAAATTTAGAGCTTGACCATGCCGAAACATTTTGAAGAAATGTAACCTTGATCTTTCTCTCTGTAGTTGAGCTGGTTACATGTTGCCAAAATATAATAACTAGTTCATGTTCATGAGCCAAAAGAattcttaggctggtcatagtgggagtaacataagtagtaacatagatgccacagaaGCATAAGTGATGATGTGTCAAGTAGTTAATGACGAGAgagacaaatagagtaacataatatgttaccatcacctaGCGGTTTCCAATGCTAAATGAGTCTATGAAgtaataaatgaagtgatgcatgacactacatatatgttactacccactatagaggtagtaacatagcctagtaacatatacatgttactagtctaagttactccccactatgaccagccttagagtTGGAGCTGAGCTGAAAACATGCGAACTGAAGTTTTGGCTGAAGTTTTGACCTGACAACGTTTTGGCTGCTACTAGATGCAAAGTATAATAACTAGCCAGGTGAGGTGCTGATTTTGTAATCAGCTAAAGCAGAAACAGATATTGAGAAATTTAGATACTAGGATCAGTCAGGCCCCTTAAAATGGTCCAGTACAAAAATGTTCTTCACCGGAGTGCACAAGATTTCCTGGATAAATAAGCAAGTTAATGTTGCATGGTGGGAACAATAATAAAAAAGAATTTTAGTAAAACTGATGAATAGGAAAAAAATAGGTTAAATGCAGAATGGGTATTCCGTATATTCATCAGTTAATTTTTTATGGCCCAGTGGCGGGTTAACTTTTCTCCATTCCGCGTCCCCATTGAAATTTTAAATTTATTGGGGAAAACAGGCATGTGGTATTTTTTAAGTTCGATGGATGATTGTTTAGATATTTTCCGCTTTAGAAAAACAAGCTAGGAAAAGCAATTTAGATGTTTCATTCTAGCTAAAAGTTTATTAAAGGAGCTGAAGACTTTTCAATATTTCCGCATATACCGACTGGTATATTTGATGCATGATGTAGACATGTTCAAATGAAACACTTTGTGAACCGTCATGAACTGTGATTCTGGTTCGATTTGTGGTATGATTGAACGCGCTCATACGACTGCTCGTCTTCGGTTTTGTTAAATCTATGGCTTGTGTCCGACTTCTGTTTTGTGGTATGACTGGACAAGTTTGCAGACACACTCGTATGAGTATGAGTGCTTGTCAATCCTTCTGATAACTTGGTCATGCATGGTCTATGGGGATACGAGCTACGATGCGACCGGGGGCTGTTGTATCACTAGTCAATTGATGGTGTTATGACCCAGGGGTGCCTCACCTTGTCGATTACCAGTCCAAGTAGGACGGCCCGAGGCCCGCTAGGCCGGTTCCACTTGGGCCATCTTGCCAGCCCACTGGCCCTCTAGGAGAAAGAATTTGAAGCCTTTTCATTCAAGAGAAAGAAGTCGAATCCATGGAGGACTCCTCTCCATCGACTTTGTCAACTATGGCTCTTCTAACTCTAGGGCCCTCGATATCTTATATAAACCAGGTTTGGGCTAGTTGACAAAATATCTTAGACATTACAATCCTTCGGTATTACATGTACTTTGTACATCCAGGTCGAAATatacacaaagtaggagtagggtttacctccatcatgagggcctgaaccttggtaacccgcttcttctttctcctctaaccTAATCACCACACTGGGATATCCTACCGAGGGATCTACCGGAATCATCTCCGacaccattgagggagtcctgaattcgggggtcctcaggtgtccggcctattcaatatgggccggactgatgggccgtgaagataaggCAGAAGACTAtccccccgtgtccgggtaggactcatgTGTGCGTGGGCGGCAAGTTTGGTGTCCGGATATACTGTTTCCATCTTTTGTAAACCGATTCCGTACaatcctaggcccctccggtgtatataaaccggagggtttagtccatagaggctatcagaataatcataggctagataactagggtttagccattacgatctcgaggtagatcaactcttgtaacccctataatcatcaaatacaatcaagcaggacgtagggttttacctcctttaagagggcccgaacctgggtaaacattgtatcccaTTGTcctttgttaccattgatccttagatacACAACTTgccccccctacccaagatctgccggttttgacaccgacattgatgctttcattgagagctccgctgtgttGTCAACAGAGGAATCGATGGCTCGCCTCGTCATCAATGACGATGCTGTTTCCggggagacctttctccccggtcaactcttcgtgttcggcggcttcgtgctaCTTGCCAACTCGACTGTCCACCTCGAGAAggtcgacaactacgcccctggtcaccagatcaggtttggaatctTGAATTACACTGCCGATATCCGAGGAGACATGATCTTCGAGGGGTTCACGGCCTCGGCCGCCGCTCCCCACCCATATGAAGGAGGCCCTTCGGATCTACTGTCAGATCCCGTCCAGCGGTCGACACTCGTATCAACCTCAGCCTTAGATCCGGGGCAAACCACATCGTCTGAAGACGGGAGGATGAAGCCCGCCGGACTCTTTCCTATCGCGGAGCTTCCTGCCGGATACCCAGATGCGACCACGTCGCCTGCGAACCCGAAGTCAAACGGGACTCTTCCCATTATCGAAAAGCCGGACTCGCCTCTGGATGTCAACTCCGAACTATCGATGTTTACATCCATCGGGCTCAATCAAGTGGTCATCGCCGAGCCTGGTACTGCAGATCCGCATCCTCCTATCCAGCTTTCGCTCTTAAACGAAACATTGGACTTAATACGATCTCTCGCCATCACAGAAGCGTTACCTCCGAACTACACCCATCTTGGGCTAGGaactgagagcagggaattttatgttccacccaccacccacttaatagccactatcgaggatttaaccgacatgctagactacgcctccgaagacatcgacggcatggacgatgatgtcgaTGCCGAACCAGGTCAAAACCCGCCTATCACcgggcgttggacggccacttctacctacgatgtatacatggtgaatACACCTGAGAAAAAGGACGATGATGTCACTCAAGATCTAGACAAGGACAAGccc is drawn from Triticum dicoccoides isolate Atlit2015 ecotype Zavitan chromosome 6B, WEW_v2.0, whole genome shotgun sequence and contains these coding sequences:
- the LOC119326424 gene encoding histone H2A.1-like; protein product: MAGRKGGDRKKAVTRSVKAGLQFPVGRIGRYLKKGRYAQRVGSGAPVYLAAVLEYLAAEVLELAGNAAKDNKKTRIIPRHLLLAVRNDQELGRLLAGVTIAHGGVIPNINSVLLPKKSPAAAEKEAKSPKKKTSTKSPKKKTAATKE